The following DNA comes from Phytohabitans rumicis.
GTGCCCGCGGTGGCGCCGCTGTTCGGGGTAGCCGTCCAGCTGCTCGGCCATCTGCAGGACGTGGCGGAGAACCAGATACGGCTGTCCGGCGAGCTGGCGCGGCTCACCGAGACGCGGCAGATCCGCACCGTCGAGCGGCTGGCCGCGCTCGCCGCCGAGCGGTCGGCGATCGCCGAGCTGAGCACCCTGCGCGCCGCAATCGACCAGCACCGCGTGATCATCGACGGCTTGTCCCAGGAACTGGACGCCGAAGAGTATGAGATGGACTCGATCGGCACGGTGAGCACCGCGCTGCAGGTCATGGTGGCGGTGGCGACGGCGATCGTCGGCGCCAACGCTCCCGCGCCCGAGGGCGCCGCAGCCGAGGCCGCGGCGGCGGTCTCTGCCCTCAACCGCCTGAACGACGTGCCCGGCTATCTGGTCACCGCGCAACGCGTGCTGTCCGGCCCGGGCAGCTTCGATCCGACTACGGCCAGCTTCGCCTACCGGGCCGGCCACTGACCAGCTGGGTGCAGTGGACCGACCCGTACACGCGGGAGTGGAACCCGTCGCTGCAGCCGCCCGCCGACGAGTTGGTCGGCGGCATCCCGGAGATCTACGCCCAGACGTCAGACCTGGTGAGCCGTGCGACACTGCTGCGCCAGATCGAGTACAGCAACATCACCGGCCCGTCCGGGGCCCGCTACAAGGAGCTGCTAAAAGAGCTGGTGGAGCTGGGCTTCGCGCGGGCAGCCGCCTGGGGCCGGTGGCGGCAGGCGTACTTTCAGCGGACCGCCGGCGACCTGGCACTCGCCCAGGCCGAGGCCGACATCACCCGGCTCCAACAGCGGGCGGCGAACTACCGCGCCGACGTCGGGGCGACGGCCGAGGTGGTCCGGTCGATCGTTGCCCGCGCCCAGGACTACTGCGACCTACTGCAGAAATACGTCTTCTTCAGCGCCCGCGCCCTCGACCTCTACACCGGCAGCGCGACCGCGCAGGCGCTCTCGCTCGACCTGGGCCGGTTGCCAGTGGACGAGGAAGACGAGGCTTACCGCCGGCTGGCCCGCGGCGAGGCCGGCCCGGCACTGTCGCTGGTGCAGCGCTACGCCGACACGATGGCACGGCTGCCCAGCGTGATCTTCTACCGGGATCAGTACCTGGAGTACGAGGCCACCCTCGTCAGCGGCCTGCTCTTCGTCCATCTCACCGACGCCGGCGCGCTGGCCGGGTTCGCGGCGACCGGCCTGCTCGAGTTCGACGTGACGGCCGACCGGCTGCCCCAGGTGACCGAGGCCAAAGTCGCGACCGTCTACGTCTCGCTGCTCGGCGCGACCGCCCGCGACCCGCGGGTCACCTGCCGCCTCGAGCACTCAGGCCGCAACGAAACCTGGCGGGGCAACGGCTCGCTGGCCCGCACGCTGCTGCCACCGCGCGCCACGACGGTCGCCGCCAACTTCGACGCCGACACGTTCGGCGGTCTCGACTCGCCCAGGCCGCCCTTCTGGGGCCGCAGCCCGATCACACGGTGGCGCCTGTCAGTCGACGAAGCGGCACGCCAACAGGCCGCGCTGAACCTCACCGGTCTCACCGAAGTGCAGGTGCTCATCGCGTATCTGTATCGCCCGTAGCCAGTTTCTGCAGCTCCTGGGCCCTGACGGCCGTGGGCAGCGATTCCCTGCGCAGGGCGCCGTTGTGCGCTGCCGCGGTCGAGATCGCGGTTGCTGCGGGACGACCGGGCGACGCGTCGGCGGCAGCCTTCGAGCTCGCGGCGACGGCAGCGACCCATGCCACCTCCGGGCCGCGGGCGATGGCGGCCGGTGCGCGCGGCGCAATGCTGCTGGCCGAAGGCCATGCCGAGCAGGCGTGTCGGCGGCGTGGCGATCACAGTCCGACACGACCACGTTTCTTGTGCCAGAACCGATTGGGCTGCGCGAGTTGGATGCGGCTGGAGGGGCGGCCGGGCACCGCTCCCACGTTGGGGCTCGCTCCCGGTGCCTGGACCCGGGTCAGCCGCGCAGGCTCCATCGCTGCTCGTTGGACGCGCCGTACTCGTTGACCTGGTACGCCCGCGGGTGCGGGATCCCGCGGGCGTCCAGTGTGGAGTTCGCCGTCGCGACGTTGGCCACCGGGTCGCTGGGCAGCGCGTGCCAGCTGAAGATGTCCGGCACCACGTTGTTGGCGCGGACGAAGTCGAGGTACTGCACCCACCAACCGCCGGTCGAGGGGACGCCCGCCATGCTCGGGCCGACGATCAGGTGGTTGGGAAACGCCGCCCGGATCCGCTGGTAGCTGCGGCGCCACAGCTCGAAGTACTGCGACTGCGGACGGTTCCAGAACAGGCTCAGGTTGGGCTCGTTCCAGATGTCCCACTGCACGGGTACGCCGGTCGCCCGCACGTCGTCGATGAGGCGGGTCAGGAACGCGTCGTAGTCGGCCCAGTTGCCGTTGTCGCCGGGGAAACGGGAGATCGCGAACCCGTCGGCGCCCCGCAGGTCGTGCGGCAGGATGATGAACTCGCCGCCCAGCGACCGGGTGCGCAGCAGCTGGGCGCGGGTCGCGTTCCACCGGCGGTCGTAGCGGCCGGACACCCAGCCGCCCGGACCGTCCAGCTGGGCGCCGCCGGCACGCATGTAGCGGAACTTCACGTCGCGATAGAAGTTGCGGCATAGGCGGGCTGGACCGCGGTGACGGCGGCTCCGCCGGTCAGGAGAGCGGCCGCGAGAACGGCCGCCAGGCCGCGGCGCTTCGCGCGGCCACCTCGTAAGGTGTCCACTATTGACACTCCTTCCTACCGCGATCAGCGAGGCGTGAAGTCCTGGTTGTTGCCCGGAGCGTTCTTGCACTGCCACTGGTCGAGCTGCTGCCCGAGAGTGCTGTTGGCCCCGTACACGTCCAGGCAGAGGCCACTGTTCCGGTTTCGGAACGAGTAGGAGCCATCAGACTGCTGGACAGGCAGCCAAAGGCTGTTCGAAGCACTGTTGGGTGCCTGCTGGACAATGTTTGGGACCCCAGCCGCCGTCGAGCTGTTGGCCACGGCCACGTCGTAGCCCGAATGCTGGGCCTGCAAACGGCCATAGCCATCCGACACGGGTACGAACTGGAAACGCTGATTCGTCTGCACGCCGCACGTCCACTGGGTGACCGCCGCGCCAGCCGCCGTCGACGCGCCACTCACGTCGAGACACAAACTGTTGTTGCCAATCACCAGCTGGTGGTAGCCGCTCGGAAAGCCGCCGCCCGACTGGCCCGTGCTGAACTGCCACCAGTTCACGTTGAACAGGGATCCGCTGCCGCCGGCGAACCGCAGGTATAGATCGTGAGTGCCGGTCGCGCCGTTGACCGGACACGAGACCGTGCTCCAGGTCTGCCACCCACCGGTACCCGCGACGTTGCATGTCCCCGCGGGCGTCCCGGTGGCGCTGTCCAGGCGCACCTCGATCCGCCCGCCGCTGGCCCCGGAGGCCACCCTGGCGTTGAACGAGCTGGCGCCGGTGCCGAAAGCCACGCCTTTGAGCTTGATGTAGTCGCCATTTTCGATCCAGCCGACGCTCATTCCGCCCTCACTGGACGGCTCGGTCTCGATGCCACTCCCCCAGGCGATGGTCTCGGCCTCCTGGCGCACGTAAGGATTGAGCGTGCCGACCTGGGGCACCCCCGCCGTGCTCATGTTGATGCTCGGGAACGAGCCGTCCGAGTTGTAGCTGAACTTCTCCACCGCGACGGAGCGGGTGAAGCCTCCGCCGCCCGGCAACGCGCCGTTGTGGTAGAAGAAGTACGAGCCGCCGTTGAAGTCGATGACACCGGCGTGGTTCGTGAAGCTGCTGCCCTGCGTGGGCATGATGGTGCCCCGATAGGTCCACGGTCCGGTCGGGCCGGGCGCGGTCGTGTAGGCGATGAACTCAGAGCAGCACTTCGCCGCGAACACCATGTAGTACAGGCCGCCGCGTTTGTAGAACCAGGGACCTTCCTCGTACAGGGTCGGCCGGTTGGCGTCGCCGGTGCGGGTGCCGAATCCCGCGGTGGTAAGGGGTATCTGGGTCGGACCGCCCGAGTACGAGATCATGTCTGCGTTGAGCTTGACGTACCACAGCCGCGGGTTGCCGTAGAACAGGTACGCCTGCCCGTCGTCGTCGATGTAGACGGTGGGGTCGATCTCGGCGTTCTGGATCAGCGGGCGGCCGAGGGCATCGCGGAACGGCCCGGTCGGGCTGTCCGAAACCCCTACTCCGATCGCGTTGGCACCGTTGGACATCCGCACCGGGACGTACCAGTAGAACTTGCCGTTGCGGTAGATGGCTTGCCCGGCCCACGCGTCTGAGCTCGCCCAGCTGAAGGTGGAAAGGCTCATCGGCGAGCCGTGGTCGGTCCAGTTGACCATGTCGGCCGATGACCAGACCCGCCAGTCGCGCATCGTGAAGTAGGTCGAGCCATCTTCGTCATGTCCGGTGTACAGATAGACCCGGCCGTTGTACACCAGCGGTGCCGGGTCGGCGGTGTAGACCTGTTGCACGATCGGGTTGTCCGCCTTGGCGGCGCCCGGAAGCAACGCGGCCAAGCAAAGGATACTTGCCATCAGGGCGAGCGCCCGCCGCGATGGCGATCGAAATGCGATTCTCACAGTCGCTCCCCCATCCGGTAGAAACCTCGAGAGTGGCGCCGGCACGGGTATGCCGGCGCCACCGGTCGTCGGGTCAGCTGCGCTGGCTCCATTGCTGGTTGGCACCGCCGTTGCAGGACCAGAGGATGATCCTCGTGCCGTTGGCGGTGGCGGCGCCGTTGGCGTCCACGCACAGTCCGGACTGGACGCTCGTGACAGTGCCGTTGGAGTTGAGGCTCCACTGCTGGCTGGCTTGGCCACCGCAATCCCCGATAACCACCGCGGCGCCGTTGCTCGTGCCGTTAGCCGCCAGGCACTTGTTGCCGTAGACCGTCCACTGCCGACTGGCGGTGTAGGACCAGCGCTGGTTCGTCCCGCCGTGGCAGTCCCACAGCTGCACCTGAGTGCCGTTCGACGTGCTCGAGCCGGGCACGTCCACGCACCGGCCGGACTGCTGACCGACGATCATCACGTTCGACTGGCCCGGGGCGGGGTGCTCGGCGGCGGGGTGCTCGGCGGAGGAGAAGTCGGCTGGGTGGAGTCGAACTGCGAGATGAACCGCCACGCCTCTGCCTTGGTCCAGGTCCTGACCCCGTCCTCACAGCCGGA
Coding sequences within:
- a CDS encoding GH39 family glycosyl hydrolase; this encodes MKFRYMRAGGAQLDGPGGWVSGRYDRRWNATRAQLLRTRSLGGEFIILPHDLRGADGFAISRFPGDNGNWADYDAFLTRLIDDVRATGVPVQWDIWNEPNLSLFWNRPQSQYFELWRRSYQRIRAAFPNHLIVGPSMAGVPSTGGWWVQYLDFVRANNVVPDIFSWHALPSDPVANVATANSTLDARGIPHPRAYQVNEYGASNEQRWSLRG
- a CDS encoding family 43 glycosylhydrolase; this encodes MASILCLAALLPGAAKADNPIVQQVYTADPAPLVYNGRVYLYTGHDEDGSTYFTMRDWRVWSSADMVNWTDHGSPMSLSTFSWASSDAWAGQAIYRNGKFYWYVPVRMSNGANAIGVGVSDSPTGPFRDALGRPLIQNAEIDPTVYIDDDGQAYLFYGNPRLWYVKLNADMISYSGGPTQIPLTTAGFGTRTGDANRPTLYEEGPWFYKRGGLYYMVFAAKCCSEFIAYTTAPGPTGPWTYRGTIMPTQGSSFTNHAGVIDFNGGSYFFYHNGALPGGGGFTRSVAVEKFSYNSDGSFPSINMSTAGVPQVGTLNPYVRQEAETIAWGSGIETEPSSEGGMSVGWIENGDYIKLKGVAFGTGASSFNARVASGASGGRIEVRLDSATGTPAGTCNVAGTGGWQTWSTVSCPVNGATGTHDLYLRFAGGSGSLFNVNWWQFSTGQSGGGFPSGYHQLVIGNNSLCLDVSGASTAAGAAVTQWTCGVQTNQRFQFVPVSDGYGRLQAQHSGYDVAVANSSTAAGVPNIVQQAPNSASNSLWLPVQQSDGSYSFRNRNSGLCLDVYGANSTLGQQLDQWQCKNAPGNNQDFTPR